Proteins found in one Laspinema palackyanum D2c genomic segment:
- a CDS encoding FHA domain-containing protein: MITLNLVHPTQTAPSQSWDFQDEDVIRIGRSPDNHVVLYSAVVSRHHVELHRIGCNWKIVNLGTNGTYVNDSPIIQSPLIDGMILRLARSGPQIQIQKKAREFENVRKHRQGLMAG, from the coding sequence GTGATTACTCTGAACTTGGTGCATCCTACGCAAACCGCCCCCTCCCAAAGCTGGGACTTTCAGGACGAAGACGTGATTCGGATTGGGCGATCGCCGGATAATCACGTCGTTCTCTATAGTGCAGTGGTCTCCCGCCACCATGTCGAACTACATCGGATTGGCTGCAACTGGAAAATTGTCAACTTAGGGACTAATGGTACTTATGTGAACGATAGTCCCATTATCCAATCCCCCCTGATTGATGGGATGATCCTGCGCCTAGCGCGTTCCGGTCCCCAAATTCAAATCCAAAAAAAAGCCCGAGAATTTGAAAATGTGCGAAAGCATCGCCAGGGATTGATGGCGGGGTAA